GCTTCTTTTAATACAACTGTGAATTCAGTTTGCTCTTCAGCAGCTCCAGCGTCTCCACCAGCAGCTACAACTACAGCAGCAGCTGCAGGCTCAATTCCGTATTCGTCTTTTAATATAGTTGCTAATTCGTTAACTTCTTTAACTGTTAAGTTAACCAATTGTTCTGCGAATTGTTTCAAATCTGCCATTTTTTCTATCGTTTAAATGATTTGTAAAAATATAATTTATTAATGTGCGTTCGTTTATGGAACATTCAAACACAAGAATCTTTTTTTATTCTTCGTCTTTGAATTGATTTTGTAGAGCTGAGATAACTCTTTGAGCTGGTGATTGTAGTAATCCGATGATTTCTCCAATAACTTCCTCTTTAGATTTAATAGCTACTAACGCGTCTAATTGATTATCACCAATGTAGATTTCTTCGTTAATATAAGCTCCTTTTAATGAAGGTTTGTCG
The window above is part of the Myroides odoratus DSM 2801 genome. Proteins encoded here:
- the rplL gene encoding 50S ribosomal protein L7/L12, producing the protein MADLKQFAEQLVNLTVKEVNELATILKDEYGIEPAAAAVVVAAGGDAGAAEEQTEFTVVLKEAGASKLAVVKAVKELTGLGLKEAKDMVDSVPANIKEGVSKDEAEGLKKALEEAGAVVELK